The following is a genomic window from Candidatus Methanoperedens sp..
CCCTTTGCTTGAGATTGTTACAGTTGTCATGAGAGAATGTAAGACTGTTGTCTTATTTAAGTCTTACTATTACATCAAATAACTAAATAATTAAATGAATTAAAATATGCAGCCAGCTCCTACGGACTGAACAATCCGATCGTCTTCCCCAGAGTATCCACAAACTTCTTCGCTTCATCCTCAGTATTATACAAATATAGCGAAGCCCGCACCGCAGCCCCGCATTTCCTGTAATTGAACCAGGAATGCACGCAGAATGCACCCGAGCGCACTTCTATGTTCTCGGTCTCATCAAGAATAAGGGCAATATCATGTGCATCACCGCCTTTTGGCATATCGACAGTAAATGAAATGATGCCTCCCCTCAGGTTCGGGTCTTCCGGGCCTATGATCTTTAATCCCGGCATGTCTTTTATTCCTTTTGTGATAATGGTATTGAGCCGCTTTTCATGCTTCTCGATATTCGGCAATCCCACGCCGCAGATATAGTCAACTGCCGCGCCCCCTCCTATGATGCCAGCATAATCCTGGAGACCTGCCTCGAATTTCTCAGGAGTGGGCAGGAATTTCGCACTTTCATACGTTGTGTCACTAACCGTATCCCCGCCAACGATGAAAGGTGCTATCTCTTCAAGCAGGTGATGTTTACCATAGAGCACACCCATGCCTGTCGGTCCTGCCATCTTATGTACTGAAATAGCGAAAAAATCAACATCAAGCGCCTTTACATCTACAGCTTTGTGAGGTGCGCTCTGGGCTCCGTCAAGCATCACAAGAGCATCGTGGTCATGGGCGATCTGTATGATCTCTTTTGCAGGTATGGTATAGCCGTCAAGGTTCGCGGTATATACCATGCTCACAAGCCGTACGTTCTTGTTTTTATCGAATAGTCCGCAAAATCCCTCAAGATCGAAGGTATTATCAGGATTTGAATGGACAATAATATGCTTTATCCCTCTTTTATGCGCCTGCACCTGCCAGGGAACGAGATTTGAATTATGTTCCCTGTCTGTTGTTAGTACGATGTCGCCGTTTTTAAAATCCATCGAATTGGCAACAAGATTCAATCCTTCGGTTGTGTTTCTTGTGAAGATTATCTCTTCAGGACAGGACGCCCCAAGGAACTTCCGGAACTTCTCCCTGCTTTGAGTGACCTTCTCATCCACTTTTTTTGCCATCTTGTGAATGGAACGCCCACCGCATACTGGATATTCCGTATAATATTCATTCATCGCATCTATTACAGGCCTTGGCTTCAGGGTCATGCATGCATTATCAAAATAGATGGGGTATTTACCATTCCATTTTTTCCCCAGTGCCGGGAAATCACGGCGGATTTTCTGGATGTCCATTATAATACTCCAATGCTAAAATCAAATATATAGTTAAAATTTCCAAAACTAACCTTTATTTTTTTCTTATTCTACAGCTATTGATTTTTTGCACTTTACTCGTTATTGATTTCATGTAATTACTTCCATAGTTCATTTATAGGTTTATACACGTTTATAAGCCTTTCAGAAGCTTACTTCTTATGCAGGATAAACGATCTATACCCTTTCAGGGTATATCCATACCACCTTTAACTTAGGGGTTACACAATTTTTGATGATTTTGTTGCATCTGGCATATTAACCGCAGATGAACACAGATGAACACAGATACGCATCATGATTTTGGGCGCACAAGAATTTATATATTTCATATTTTCTAAATCAAAACCCATGAGCTGCGTATGGTGCTATCGTCACGAACACAAAAGACAAAAGAATCAATAATGCAAATACCAGTACGATCGCATTGGATATCCTTTCTACTTTCTCGCCATCTCCGAACACCTTTGAAAGGAATGAAGTCATAACATCGCGGAACACATGCCCGCCATCAAGAGGTACTGCAGGAAGGCAATTAAATAGCCCGGCATAGAAATTCATCCAGCCGATCCATAACAGGGAATTTAATATCCAGAACACAACTACACCGAATACTGCCACCCAGCCTGTGGGCTCATAAAAATTCATTAGCATGCCGCTAAAGCCAGGGAATCCTTCACCTGCAAAGCCAAATATTGGAAGGCCAAATATAATTACCCATCCATATATTCCGGTCATTAACGATGGAATACTCTTCAACATATCAAGATATGTTTTTGCCTGGAATTCACCTATCCCTATTCCGATGGAATAACTTACCGCTCCCTGCTCAGGCGAATACGACACACCAAGGAAACCTTTATTGGCATTCACAGGAGAGGGATTTTTTCCAAGTTCAATAGCCTTGAATACTTCAGTTGAAGCATCAAGAGAGCTGTTACTTAATAAATAAACATCGATTTTTTGTCCCTCTTTTGTGGAATTCATGAAATTGATGAAATCGTTGAGCTCTTTGATTTCAGTATTATCTATCCTGACTATTATCATGCCTTCTTTTATCCCGGCTGCCCCGGCAGCCGAACCTTCTGTTACGCTCAATACCTTTACACCTGCACGCGTAACATTTTTCCCTGATGCAACCAGATGTATTTCTTTCGGTACACCGTTCTCAACTAGGTTTAATTTTACATTGCTGCCAGGTGCGATCGTACTGGCATAAGAAAGAAAATCAGACGCATTATTGACTTTAATATCATTTATTCCTGTCAATATCATACTCTCATTAACCCCGGCAAGTTGCGCAGGAGAGCCGGGGATAACCGTTGTGATCATTACATCTCCCACTGTTGAAATAGAGCCAAGCAGTGTGAAAAACAGGATAAAAGCAATGATTGCCGTGACAAAATTAGCCATTACTCCTGCTGTTAGCACCCGCACGCGCTCGCTGCGTGTGGCTATGCGCTTTGGTTCAGAAGGCTGTTCTGTTTCGGTTTTTTCTTCTTTTTTCCCCAGCAATTGTTCTTCATCAGGTTCTGCAAAACCACCTACAGGGACAAGAGCCAGCAATATTCCCATGGATTTTACCTTTATACCTTCCACTTTGCAAAGGATTGCATGGGAAAACTCATGTACCATGAGAGTTACGATCAGTGCAATTGCCCCCCAGTAAAGCGGGATATATTCATTAATCCCGGGGATAAGGAAAATATTTCTGGGTTCGTTGAATTTGGTGGGCTGGGGTACTGTCTGGGTCTGGAATGATGTTATCAGTGAGTAATCGATGAACAGTATCAGTAGAAACATTATCAGCATACCGAGAAGCATAGCAGGCAGCCCGATATTTGCAAATGTTCTCCAGAATGTTTTATGAACTGCAAGCCTGTCCAGGAATTCCTGTCCTTTCGTTGTGCGGATCATCAGTATCGGGCCAAATGCAGATATATTATGTTTTGCCAGTGTCCCGCGCCTGTTGAGGATCATCACAATAAGCCAGTAGAATAAGAACAGCGGCAATAAAAGATCAGTGTAATTCAAAAATTTGTCTCCGGGAGCATTATCAGTAAATTATTAAGCTCATTATACATATTAAGCTTTGGGTGACTTAATGTTTTCAATAATATATATAACCGCCGGGGATCTGGCAGAAGCGAGGATGATCGGCCGCAAACTTGTCGAGGAGCGCCTTGCTGCCTGTGCGAATATTTTTCCTATCACTTCCATTTTCAGATGGAAGGGGGGCATAGATGAGGCAAACGAATTCGGGATAATCATAAAAACAAGATCGGATAAAGTAAAGGAAATCGAAAAGAGAGTAAAAGAGATCCACAGCTATGAGGTTCCATGCGTTGTGTCGTTCAAGATCGGGGAAGGTTTGACAGATTACCTTAATTGGATAGATGAGTCTGTGAGAGACCAATAGAGTTATGATACATCGGGGTTAAAAAAGAAAAAAAACGGTATGCTGTGGGCATACCCAGTAGCATACTCGTTAACTCACGGAATTTAAGGTTAAGGTATTCCGGGCAAAGTTGGCTGGTTCCAGTATACTTTTGCTGCTACGGATTGAGATTTTTTCGGATCTGCTTTTCCATTAATGTACCCGGCCGAGAAAGGCTGGTTGCTTCCTCCATTGTTAAAGGTATCCAGCAGGGATTTGGACGTTAACATAGCATTCTTATCCGTACCGCAGAAGTTTGTTCTGGCATCATTAAGAACCGTGCCGCCTGGATCGCTGCCAAAAGCCTGGTTGTTAAGTATGGCTGCCAATAGCTGGAATGCAAGCTGCATCCTTGCCTGGTCTACCGGAGTTCTTTTTTGTTTATTTGTCTCATATGATATACTGGACCAGAACCCACCTTCCAATCTGGCTGTAGTATTTACAATGAAGCTTTCAGGTGCACCGCATTGCAGAGCATTACCGGCAGCAACTACTTTTGCCCATTCCCTGTCTGCCTCCACATAGTGCGTCTGCCAGTATCCCGGTGTTCTTGTTACCAATGTCTTTGCTTTACCATAGTAATGGCTCGGATCTGTCGCAGTCACGGTCTTGCTGCCGTTTGTTCCGGAGGCTGTGCCATTATTTTCGTACTGGCCTGCCACAGCAGTACCTGAGGCCGTGCATGTCATTGATTCACCAACTGCCAGTGCAGTCTTCGGGCATGTTACTGTAACGCCTTTATCATCGGTGACAATTACATCTGTCAGGTCCACGTTACCGGTGTTAGTGACAATGTAAGTCCATATAACAGGATTACCTGTTGTTAAATAAGGACCTGGCGCGGTATCGGCATCACTGCCATTAGTGTATTTCTTAATTGTGATCGCAGGATTTGTCATAAGTACCGAAAGGCTGGCTGCTGTCCATGTCAATGAAGCAGGAAGATTTCCGGATGTATAATCGTCCCGTGAAAATGCCTGGACGGTCAAATTCGTTGCTCCCGGTGGGATGATGACAGGTAAATTCAGGGAATCCCACTGTGGTCCGTCGATACTTGCAAGTAAATTACTATGAACCGTTTTTATTCCCCCCGTAACGACTTCAATGGAATTCGGTCGGCCATTACTGGATACACTTCCAAAAAACATGGCGAGGTTAGCAGTCCTGGAGACTGTATCAGGAGTAAATTTTAAAGTCTGGGGAACCGTACTTTTACGTGGTTCAGGGAAATCAATGAATGCTAAATCAATCCCATCTTTCAGGCTGATTTCGGCGTTATCTACGCCATTATCATAAATTACCAGTATGCCGGCACCATTGTTCTCATCACCCCCAAAGTCCATACCTTCTATCGTAAGAGAATTTAGTCCCTGACTTACAAGATTTAATCCTGTTATGTCCTTTCGATAGCTTGAAAAATAATAATTTATATTGTATGTGTAAAAAAAGGCTGGCCCACCGATTAGCGTCCCTGTTACCGGAGTTCCATTTACCGTAATGGTATCATCACCAATAACTGCATTATTGCCTCCACCTGACCAGTAAAGCAATACCTGTTTTACAGTTCCGGGAACATTTATATTAATCGTTCCGGGTTGTGTTTCCATACCGGTTCCCGCAACCACAACCCCGGAACCCGGAGAAAGTGATATGCCTACCGGATCACCTAAGGTTTCTGTTCCATCAGCCAAAACATTATTAGCTGAAATTCCAAAAAAGAGTACAATCAACACTGTTGTTAGTAATACTCTAATCAAAAAACTGTTCTTCATAAATTTCCTCCTAAATCAAATTAAGATTTTTACTATATATATTTATTGAATTTATTGTATAATAATTGTTATAATAATACTCAGGAGGATTATCATACTTCGAACCAGATAGGTATATTAGTATCGGAAATTATGTTATGATTGGGGAATTTTAATGAGAATGCTCATAGTTTCAAATCGGCTGCCTTTCACTGTTGTTGAAAAAGAAGGTACTTTCAGGTTTCAGGAAAGCGTAGGCGGCATGGTGTCAGGTCTTTCAGCATATCTTGATTCAATGAAAACCTCTTCGTTTACAGAGTCAGAATATATCTGGATTGGATGGCCGGGGATAACAGTTGAGGATATAAAACAAAAAGAACAATTAAAATTAAAAGCGCTTTCTGATTTCCATGCATATCCCATTTTTCTTTCCGAAAAAACCATGGATAAATTCTACCATGGATTCTGCAATAAAACCATCTGGCCGCTATTTCACTATTTTCCGTTTTATACAATATATGATGAGGATTCATGGATATGTTATAAGCATGTAAACGAAATGTTCTGTGAAGCTATTACGGAAATCATAAAACCGGATGATATAGTCTGGGTTCATGATTATCATCTCATGCTTCTTCCCGGGCTCCTGAAAAAAAAGTTCCCTGAAAACCAGGTCGGATTTTTTCTCCATATTCCTTTTCCTTCGTTTGAAATATTCAGGATGCTGCCCAAAAAATGGCAAAAGGAATTACTGGAAGGGATACTGGGAGCTGACCTGGCCGGATTCCATACACATGAATATACCCAATATTTCTTAAGATGTGTTCTGCGCATATTGGGTCATGAGCACAATATGGGAAAGATTATCACGAAGAACAAGATAGTAAGAGCTGATACATTTCCCATGGGTATTGATTTCCCAAAATTCAATGGTCATACAAACAATATGCAGGCTCAGAAAGAAGAAGATACATTCGACAGGACGCTTGCAAACTACAGAATAATTCTTTCTATCGACAGACTGGATTATACTAAAGGTATTATCAACCGTCTTCGCAGTTATGAAATTTTCCTTGAGAGATATAAACAATGGCATAAAAAATTAATACTTCTCTTAGTAGTTGTTCCTTCACGCATAGGAGTAGAGCACTATCAGCTGAATAAAAAAGAAATAGATGAGCTTGTCGGCAGGATAAATGGGAGATTCGGCAGCATCGACTGGACTCCAATATCCTACCAGTACAGGTTCCTGCCGTTCAGTTCTCTTATTGCACTTTATAAAAGAAGCGACGTTGCATTGATTACGCCTTTAAGGGATGGTATGAACCTCGTATCAAAAGAATATATAGCAGCAAGAACCGATAAGACAGGTGTTCTTATACTCAGTGAAATGGCAGGCTCTTCAAAAGAACTTGGAGAAGCCATCATCATAAATCCCAATAATACGGAAGAAATGACCGAAGCATTAAGGGAGGCGCTGGAAATGCCTCCGGAAGAGCAGATCAAGAGGAACCATATCTTGCAGGAGAGACTCAAATGTTATGATGTTGTGAAATGGGCGCATGATTTCCTTAATGATCTGATTTCCGTAGGTGAGGAACAAAAAAGGTTCGATGCAAGATTATTAAATAGCAAAGTCAAACAAGAAATGAAAGTAGATTTCAATAAAGCCAGAAGAAGGCTTATATTATTGGATTATGATGGGACGCTTGTTCCCTTTGCTCCAAAACCTGAGATGGCAGTACCGAGCCAGGACATCCTGAATCTCCTTACGAGTTATTTAAATGATATGCGAAATGAAGTTGTTCTGTTAAGCGGTCGGGACAAAGATACTCTTGAGCGATGGTTTGGATTGCCGAATATAAACATTGTGGCTGAGCACGGGACATTGATCAAGGAAAAAAACTGTGAATGGAGCATAGCTAAACAATTGAATGATCAATGGAAACCCAGGATACTTCCTTTACTCAGGTTATATGTAGACAGGGTCCCCGGATCCTTCATAGAGGAAAAAGATTTCTCTACTGCATGGCATTACCGCAAATCTGACCCTGAACAGAGTTCCGGGCAGGCAAAAGATCTGATGGATACCCTGGTAAATCTTACTGCGAATATAGACGTCCAGGTAATGCAGGGTAATAAAGTTGTGGAAATCCGGAACGCAGGCTTTAACAAGGGCACAGCCGGAATGCGCTGGATATCAAAGAACGAATATGATTTCATTCTTGCGATAGGCGATGATTTCACAGATGAGGATCTGTTTAAGATCCTTCCTGATACTGCTTATTCAATCAGGGTCGGGATTACCCAATCATATGCAAGGTTTAATCTTCATAATTATGTGGAAGTTATAGAGCTTCTCAGGCAATTGGTTGAAGTTAATGTGATATCGGATATCATTAATAAAGAGATTCATAATGAAATTCCCAGTTAAGGATTCGTTAACAGAAGGAGAATTAAAATCCGGTCTTAACAATGTGATAATGGACGGCCTCACAACACAGGCGATCGCAACGCTGACTGGCGGAGTGTTTCTCGTGGCTTTTGCGCTAAAGCTTGGGGCTTCAAACCTGACTATCGGTATTCTCTCAGCCATCCCGCCTCTGGGACAGCTGATCCAACTACCTGCGATATATATTGTGGAGAAATACAGGGTCAGGAGAGAAATCTGTATCTTGAGTACGGGAATAGGCAGGTCATTCTGGCTGCTGATAGCTATGCTCCCTTTCTTAGTTTTTATCAAGGACCCCCTGACCCTGCTCATTATCGTTCTAATAATAAATGCAGCATTCTCTGCTATCGGAGCCTGCAGCTGGAACTCATGGATGCGCGATCTTGTTCCTATGAATCAAATGGGATCTTTTTTCAGTAAACGAATGCTATATGCAAGTATAGTAGGGATTTTATTCAGTCTTATTGCCAGTATATTTATAGATTACTGGAAACAGCTATATCCTGACAATGAATTATATGCATATTCATATATTTTTTTCATCGGATTCCTGGCAGGTATGGCAGGACTGTATTTTCTTTCAAAGATACCTGAGCCTCGTATGATGGTCATCAAAGAAAGGATCAATTTCTCCAGGCTGCTTTTCCAGCCTTTCAAGGATACCAATTTTAAAAACCTGATAATTTTTCTTGGATCGTGGAATTTTGCCGTGAACCTGGCGGCCCCTTTTTTCACTGTTTACATGCTTACAAGATTGAATCTTGATATGGCAACTATTATAATTCTTATGCTATTGAATCAGGTCACCAGTATTGCATTCTTACGTTTGTGGGGAAAATATGCTGATAGATATAGCAACAAATCGATCCTCAGTATAAACGGTCCTTTATTCATAATATGCATTCTTGCATGGACTTTCACTGCAAGACCTGAGAAATACATATTTACTATGCCATTATTGGTAATTATACATACGTTGATGGGTATTTCCTCAGCAGGAATAACCCTTTCATCCGGGAATATCGGGCTCAAATTAGCACCACAAGGACAGGCCACGTCATATTTAGCAGCAAACAGTTTTATTAATTCGTTAGCGGCGGGAATTGCACCCGTGCTTGGTGGTTTATTTGCAGATTTTTTTGCAGACCGCAAACTTTCACTGGATCTCCACTGGGAAAGTCCGGTAAGGAATCTGTATATTCAAACTCTGTATTTTCAATCATTGGATTTCTATTTTCTCTTTGCATTCCTGATAGGTTTTTATTCCATACACAGGCTGGCAATGGTAAAAGAAGTCGGAGAAGTTGAGGAAAAGATCGTAATAAATGAACTTATTTCTGAAGTAAGAAAAGATATGAGATCATTTTCCACTGCAAGTGGTTTGCGAAGCACGATGCAATTTCCATTTTCTGTTATGAGAAGCACTGTGCAGAATACAGATGTTCTGAATAATTTCAGATGTTCGCTCAACAGTTACAACAGACGGCGGGCAATTAAAAATGCTATGTTCAGATCTGCATTTAAAAAGCGTTTAAGGAGTATTCAAGAAGAGAGATAATTCCCGGTATATATTTAAATATTTTTCAACCATTCTATCTGCCGTGAATTTATTTTTAACATGATCAAAACAGTCTTTTGGCTCTATCTCATCTATTCTCTTTATTGCTTTTACCAGTTCTTTTATGTTTGGCTTCCCGTCTTTATTACGCGGCCGGACAAAAAAACCGGTTTTGCCATTTATAACTATTTCAGGAATTGCCCCGCATTCAAAAGCGACCAGAGGCGAACTGCAAGCTCCGGCTTCAATAGGCACCAGGCCAAAAGGTTCTCTCCATAAAGATGGAAAAATCACTCCTGCTGTTGCATTGAGCAGCTTAATTTTTTCTTTATCGCTTACCTCGCCAGCGTACTCCACTACACCTTTTTGTAAGCGCGGTTCTATGCGTTCCTCGAAGAATTCTTCTTCCTTACCAGGGTGTTTTCTTCCGGCTATAATAAGTTTCATGCCAGATTTTTCCGCTGCATCGATAGCATATTCTATCCCTTTATGAGGGTCAATCCTGGAAAGACACAGGAGCGTGTCGTTTTTTCTCTTCAATCGCTTTTTGGTTTTATAATTGGAAAGATCAATCCCGTTATGTACAATATCTTTGTAATGCAATCCTGCATCATCATGTATTGTCTGTGATTTGCTGATAGCAACAAAACGATGGCGTTTCCTGTTTTTTGCATACCTGTATAGCATAATGTTTCCCCAGCCCATGTCTTTGGCACTCATACTATTGTGTATCGTGCTCAGTACCTGGACCCCTGATCCATTTAATGAAGAAGTTACAAGCGGATCAGCATATACATGTGAATGTATAACTTCAAAATTCTCTTCGACTTCCATAGCCTTCCGCAAGCTCAGCAGATTATCAGTTATATCGTTCCAGGAAACGCTATTTTTACCGTTTTGCCCGTTCTTATTATTATCCTGCCTAAGAACAGAACAGGGATATGTGGGTACCAGTTTTGCCGAAGTTTTTGAGTCTCCAGTGGCAAATAAGGTAACATCATGACCCCATTCTACCAACTTCTCACATAACCAATAAACAATTTTTTCTGCCCCGCCATATTTTGATTCATGCGGGGGAGCTATCCTGTACCAGACTGAAGGAGCAACTATTGCAATTCTCATTTTGTCTTCCCCACTAAACTTTTAAATTCTTTATCTTACTATTTTTGTACTAACGCCCTAATTTCATATATGTAACTTCACATATTTATGCACATGGATAAGACTATATATCAAAGTTCTCCAAATAATAAATTATGCGCATTGCCATGTTTTGCAGTGGTTTGATGACCACACCCCCGGCAAACAAAGAAAACATAATTCATGCCCCGCTTCATCTGACAGCAGTCCTGGCCTCTGAGATGGTAAAACGCGGTCACTCTGTGACACTATTTGGTGCTAAGGGTACAAAGTCAAAGGCGAAGGTCATTGATTTAAATCTACCACCATTGTTTAACCATCCGCATATAGGTGATTCAACAGATTTGAAAAATCACAATGCTATAAATTTTTATGAGCAGGTATTTATCGCGGATATTTATCGCAGGGCTGCAGAAGGAGAATTCGACATCATACATATCCATCCGGTTGATCTGTCAATCAACTTTGCAGCCAATTGCAAAGTTCCTACCGTTTTCACCTTGCATGATCCTCTTTCCGAGTGGCGGTGCTTTATTTATAACATACACAAAACGAATAAGAATATTTATTATGTATCAATCAGCGATTCCCAGCGCCTGCCCTTTAAAGATCTAAATTTTATAGATACGATCCATAATGGTATTGATCCAGGCAGGTATCAGTTCAATTCTCTATCCGGGGATTATTTATTATCCGCATCGAGATTGGTTCCGGAAAAAGGGGTCGATATAGCAATCAAGGTTGCAAGGAGAACAGGTTTTCCACTGAAAATAACCGGGGAGCCAGCTTCCGATAATAACAGCTACTGGATGGAAAAAATAAAACCTGAAATAGGAGGAAAGATCAGTTATGAAGGAATGGTTTCCACACGGCGCATGTTAAACATTTATAAAAATGCTGCCGCCCTTCTTTTTCCAATAAAATGGGAAGAATCATTCGGCATGACAATGATCGAGGCTATGGCCTGCGGCACACCTGTGATCGCTTTTAACCGCGGTTCAGTCAGGGAGATCATAAAGGATGGAAGGACAGGTTTCATAGTTGATGACATGGACGGGATGGCCGGGGCAGTTAAAAAAATCAGTTCTATCGATCGAAAAGAATGCCGCTGCCATGTCGAAGAGAACTTCAGCCTCCGAAAAATGGTGGATAAATATGAATTGGTATATGAGAAAATCTTAAAATAACTAATGAGGAATCTAAAAAGTCTCTGTTACTTTACCCTGATATTAAGTATCTTGAACCACAATACGCTGGAAACCCCTGCCAGGAACACGATCATCAGGTCACCATAATGAAGTTCTGAAAAATGGAACAGGTTCCTTAAAACAGGAATATTCAGGACAAGAAGAAGGCTGCCAAGCGCTCCTGCGATCATAATCCACAATGCCTTATTTTCCGGATTGACCCTTATCAGGCTTGTTTCCCATGAAAGGCCTGCAATGATCAGTGTAAGATTGGCTATTACAAGAGTGGCAAAAGTGAGGCTTCGGGCTTCTGTGTCACTTTTTCCCATCGTTAAAGCTAAAAGAAAAACAAAAAAAACAACAACAAGCACACTGACGCCCTGTAATAAACTACCGAAAACATTTTTTTTGCCAAATAATTTCTCTTTTAAATCCCTGGGTGGTCTTTTCATAATGTTTTTTTCTTCAGGCTCTGCTTCAAATACAGTAGAACATGCAGGATCAATTATCAATTCAAGAAATGCAATGTGCGCAGGCAGGAGTATCAGGGGCAGGTTGAACATTACAGGAAAAAGTGCCAGACCCGCAATGGGTACGTGAACTGAAAAAATATATGATATTGCTTTTTTAAGATTATCAAATATCCTCCTGCCCATCCTGACAGCTTCAACGATAGATGAAAAATCATCATTTAACAATACTATTGCTGCTGATTCCCTTGCAACATCGGTTCCCCTTTCACCCATCGCAATACCGATATGAGCTGACTTTAATGCAGGGGCATCATTAACCCCGTCGCCTGTCATTGCAACGATTTCCCCGTTGGATTTGAGCGCTTCTACGATGGCCAGTTTTTGTTCCGGTACTACACGCGCAAAAATATTGATAGTTTTGATCTTTTCCTGTAATTCTGTTTTTTCCATTCCTGAAAGTTGGGCGCCGGTCAAATAATTTCCGGGATTTTCTAAACCTATCTGGCGCGCAATATGCTGCGCTGTCCCCGGATAATCCCCGGTTATCATAATAACTCTTATTCCTGCAAAATAGCAATCGGAAAGTGCTTTATTGACACCAGGACGAACATTATCCATGAAACCCAGCAAACCAATGAATTCAAATCGGAAATCATGCTGCTTTTCGGGAAAAGCATTCTCGGTAAAGCTTGATTTTGCAACACCCAGAATCCTCAATCCCATATCTGCCATTTTCTGGACACAGGCCAGTAATTTA
Proteins encoded in this region:
- a CDS encoding glycosyltransferase family 4 protein; protein product: MRIAIVAPSVWYRIAPPHESKYGGAEKIVYWLCEKLVEWGHDVTLFATGDSKTSAKLVPTYPCSVLRQDNNKNGQNGKNSVSWNDITDNLLSLRKAMEVEENFEVIHSHVYADPLVTSSLNGSGVQVLSTIHNSMSAKDMGWGNIMLYRYAKNRKRHRFVAISKSQTIHDDAGLHYKDIVHNGIDLSNYKTKKRLKRKNDTLLCLSRIDPHKGIEYAIDAAEKSGMKLIIAGRKHPGKEEEFFEERIEPRLQKGVVEYAGEVSDKEKIKLLNATAGVIFPSLWREPFGLVPIEAGACSSPLVAFECGAIPEIVINGKTGFFVRPRNKDGKPNIKELVKAIKRIDEIEPKDCFDHVKNKFTADRMVEKYLNIYRELSLFLNTP
- a CDS encoding glycosyltransferase family 4 protein produces the protein MRIAMFCSGLMTTPPANKENIIHAPLHLTAVLASEMVKRGHSVTLFGAKGTKSKAKVIDLNLPPLFNHPHIGDSTDLKNHNAINFYEQVFIADIYRRAAEGEFDIIHIHPVDLSINFAANCKVPTVFTLHDPLSEWRCFIYNIHKTNKNIYYVSISDSQRLPFKDLNFIDTIHNGIDPGRYQFNSLSGDYLLSASRLVPEKGVDIAIKVARRTGFPLKITGEPASDNNSYWMEKIKPEIGGKISYEGMVSTRRMLNIYKNAAALLFPIKWEESFGMTMIEAMACGTPVIAFNRGSVREIIKDGRTGFIVDDMDGMAGAVKKISSIDRKECRCHVEENFSLRKMVDKYELVYEKILK